From one Bacteroides eggerthii genomic stretch:
- a CDS encoding glycosyltransferase family 4 protein, translating into MRIAFVVGDISSAGGIERVLSILSNLFVERGHDITIVSLFRAHEKMNYHFNSSVKIISLSHYQYALKKQGGILRLCMFGLILTCAKRYFKVNNFDIIMGEGFPVNLILYLIGKKQNVVACEHVYYNYYSKIVRRLRLLIYKKFKAVVVLTQNDKRHFDRYLSEVYVIPNPVLSNPQKKSDISSLKMISVGRLEPQKGYDMLLQALPDVFKLFPKWRLHIWGSGVLEKHLIRLRDKLHLQNHVIFCGVTDNIEQEYISSSLFIMSSRYEGFPMVLIEAISYGLPVVSFDCPEGPSDILKDGGGVLVPPNDIVGLKNAIIQMLLNENDRRKCAAEGPIISKKYSPDNIYSYWSSLLDKLL; encoded by the coding sequence ATGAGAATTGCATTTGTAGTAGGAGATATCTCCTCGGCGGGAGGTATTGAAAGGGTTTTAAGTATCTTAAGTAATCTTTTTGTAGAACGTGGTCATGATATTACTATTGTTTCATTGTTTAGGGCTCATGAGAAAATGAATTATCATTTTAATTCAAGTGTGAAAATAATATCTCTTTCTCATTATCAATATGCATTGAAAAAACAAGGAGGTATCCTAAGACTTTGTATGTTTGGGTTGATACTTACATGTGCTAAACGATATTTTAAAGTGAATAATTTTGATATCATTATGGGAGAGGGATTTCCTGTTAATCTAATTTTATATTTGATAGGAAAGAAACAGAATGTCGTGGCATGTGAGCATGTTTACTATAATTATTATTCAAAAATAGTTAGAAGACTAAGGCTTCTTATATATAAAAAATTTAAGGCGGTTGTAGTTTTAACTCAGAATGATAAAAGGCATTTTGATAGATATCTGAGCGAGGTATATGTTATTCCTAATCCAGTTCTTTCTAATCCTCAAAAGAAATCGGATATATCATCTTTAAAAATGATTTCTGTTGGCCGGTTAGAACCTCAAAAAGGATATGACATGCTTCTACAAGCTTTACCTGATGTTTTTAAACTTTTTCCCAAATGGAGATTGCACATTTGGGGAAGTGGGGTTTTGGAAAAGCACTTGATAAGGTTGCGGGACAAACTTCATTTACAAAACCATGTGATATTTTGTGGAGTAACTGATAACATAGAACAAGAGTATATTTCTTCTTCATTGTTTATCATGTCTTCTAGATATGAGGGATTTCCAATGGTTTTAATTGAAGCTATATCTTATGGATTGCCCGTCGTTTCTTTTGATTGCCCTGAAGGACCGTCAGATATTTTGAAAGATGGTGGAGGGGTGTTAGTTCCTCCGAATGATATTGTTGGGCTGAAGAATGCAATAATCCAAATGCTATTGAATGAAAATGATAGAAGGAAATGCGCAGCAGAAGGGCCAATAATTTCAAAAAAATACTCACCTGATAATATTTACTCATATTGGAGTTCTCTTCTAGATAAATTATTGTAA
- a CDS encoding glycosyltransferase family 2 protein, whose amino-acid sequence MCIRVAATVILYNPDEISLLLNISSYINDVDKLYVIDNSDFSLSSKIVEYFLSINHIEYINLGGNKGIAYALNYAAISAIKAGYDWLMTMDQDSKATPSMVNKLMSFVYDNRNKHLGIVAARPIFTDETVEVSLIPKYEYVDVVISSGNVINLAAYEEIGGFENKLFIDSVDTDFCLSLHLFKYKIIQLNTALFLHRLGDCKRKYFLGFIKMTPTFHSVVRRYYITRNRYYLFDKYKYEFRDWIRREKYKNYKEFIMILLYEPNKWKKVLAIYKGWKDARKGVFGGLKTNL is encoded by the coding sequence ATGTGTATTCGTGTTGCTGCTACAGTTATTCTTTATAATCCGGATGAAATTAGTTTACTGTTAAATATTTCATCGTATATAAATGATGTTGATAAACTTTATGTTATAGATAATTCCGATTTTTCACTAAGTTCAAAAATCGTGGAATACTTTCTTTCAATAAATCATATTGAGTATATAAATTTAGGAGGGAATAAAGGTATTGCATATGCATTGAACTATGCTGCTATCTCTGCTATAAAGGCCGGGTATGATTGGTTAATGACAATGGATCAGGATAGTAAAGCGACTCCTTCAATGGTAAATAAATTGATGTCATTTGTATATGACAATAGAAATAAGCATTTAGGAATTGTTGCCGCTCGTCCAATTTTTACTGACGAAACAGTTGAAGTAAGTTTGATACCGAAATATGAATATGTAGATGTGGTAATATCATCAGGTAATGTTATAAACTTAGCTGCATATGAGGAAATAGGTGGATTCGAAAATAAATTATTTATAGACTCTGTTGATACAGATTTTTGCCTATCTCTGCATCTTTTTAAATATAAAATCATTCAATTGAACACTGCATTATTTTTACATCGATTGGGAGACTGTAAAAGGAAATATTTTTTAGGGTTCATCAAAATGACTCCTACATTTCATTCTGTGGTGCGTAGGTATTATATAACTCGTAACCGTTATTATTTGTTTGATAAATATAAGTATGAATTTAGAGATTGGATTCGTAGGGAAAAATATAAAAATTATAAGGAGTTTATAATGATATTGCTTTATGAACCTAATAAGTGGAAAAAAGTACTCGCTATTTATAAAGGTTGGAAAGATGCTCGGAAAGGTGTTTTTGGTGGTTTAAAAACAAATCTATAA
- the glf gene encoding UDP-galactopyranose mutase — translation MLHDFLIVGAGLFGATAAHVLTRRGKRCLVIDKRSHIGGNVYTENVNGINVHKYGAHIFHTSSKDVWDFVNSFIEFNRYTNSPVANYKGKLYNLPFNMNTFYQMWGVITPEQAAAKIEEQRRESGIINPHNLEEQAISLIGKDIYYTLIKDYTEKQWGRKATELPAFIIRRLPVRFTFDNNYFNDKYQGIPIGGYTKLVEKLLGEIEVKLDTDYFENRKYFDSIADKVIYTGEIDRYFDYRFGHLEYRTVSFETELLEGVANYQGNAVVNYTDAETPYTRIIEHKHFEFGNQPDTVISKEYSKEWKPGDEPYYPVNDERNGALYAQYKALADAQERVLFGGRLAEYKYYDMHQVIIRALNLENSLV, via the coding sequence ATGTTGCATGATTTTCTAATCGTTGGTGCTGGACTTTTCGGTGCCACTGCTGCGCACGTCCTTACCCGTCGTGGAAAGCGGTGTTTGGTGATAGACAAACGCTCGCATATAGGCGGCAATGTTTATACCGAAAATGTGAACGGCATCAACGTTCACAAATATGGTGCCCATATCTTCCACACAAGTAGCAAGGATGTATGGGACTTTGTTAACTCATTCATAGAGTTCAACCGCTACACAAACTCTCCCGTAGCCAATTATAAGGGGAAGCTTTACAACCTTCCTTTTAATATGAATACGTTTTACCAAATGTGGGGAGTTATTACTCCGGAGCAGGCGGCTGCGAAGATAGAAGAACAAAGGCGGGAATCGGGAATTATCAATCCCCACAATCTGGAAGAACAAGCGATTTCTTTAATTGGGAAAGATATTTATTACACGCTTATCAAAGACTATACGGAGAAGCAATGGGGCAGAAAGGCTACGGAGCTTCCAGCTTTTATCATTCGTCGTCTTCCTGTGCGCTTTACCTTTGATAATAATTATTTCAACGATAAGTATCAGGGAATCCCTATCGGTGGGTATACAAAGTTAGTAGAGAAACTGCTGGGAGAAATCGAAGTGAAGCTTGATACAGATTATTTTGAGAACAGGAAATACTTTGATTCCATAGCAGACAAGGTAATTTATACGGGCGAGATAGACCGTTATTTCGATTATCGTTTCGGACACTTGGAGTACCGGACAGTAAGTTTTGAAACCGAACTGCTGGAGGGTGTTGCTAATTATCAGGGTAATGCGGTGGTGAACTACACTGATGCAGAGACTCCCTACACCCGTATCATCGAGCATAAACACTTTGAATTCGGGAATCAGCCGGATACGGTTATCTCGAAAGAGTACTCCAAAGAGTGGAAGCCGGGCGACGAACCGTATTATCCGGTGAACGATGAGCGGAACGGGGCTTTATATGCCCAGTACAAGGCGCTGGCCGATGCGCAGGAGAGGGTGCTCTTTGGCGGTAGGCTGGCAGAGTATAAGTACTATGATATGCATCAGGTAATCATAAGGGCTTTGAATCTGGAAAATTCTTTAGTTTAG
- a CDS encoding glycosyltransferase, with amino-acid sequence MTNVLFDLISLQDYRSGGGEYVKKVFDELLLCNSINIYGVYDSELLFIDNDFDEFSKQIEMFDIRKMKLSNIINVCKIDILFIGIIQRYNPYDLNNIYCKVICVMHDIGDIEITQNNIHFMYKHTIKNYIKLTIDYWNEKSKYSTKNRVLKQYGNIRQFLGKANVSLYTVSNYSSSSILYFFPELKVKNITVLYPPPKSYIRCDNIDDVTIQNLFSSGKRYLLFVNANRDNKNFNVLNKCIDKVVSNFPNMYIVVTGLNMQVETKNVIALGYVSNSDMENLYQKAWALIYASYTEGFGYPPIESLKYSVPVITSNVCSMPEILSNAVLYFSPFYENDLFFKIVQLHKEYQYYQSLSYEQYTKIRKKQEIDFAKLMSCIIDKINQ; translated from the coding sequence ATGACTAATGTACTATTTGATTTAATCTCGTTACAAGATTATCGTAGTGGGGGTGGAGAGTATGTTAAAAAGGTATTTGATGAATTACTGCTATGCAACTCAATTAATATATATGGCGTATATGATTCAGAATTATTATTTATAGATAATGACTTTGATGAGTTTTCTAAACAAATAGAAATGTTTGATATTAGAAAGATGAAGTTGTCAAATATAATTAATGTCTGCAAAATTGATATTTTATTTATAGGTATTATTCAAAGATATAATCCATATGATTTGAATAATATATACTGCAAAGTAATATGTGTTATGCATGATATTGGCGATATTGAAATTACCCAGAATAATATCCATTTTATGTATAAGCATACAATAAAAAACTATATAAAATTAACTATTGACTATTGGAATGAGAAGAGTAAATATTCTACTAAAAATAGAGTTTTAAAACAGTACGGTAATATTAGACAATTTTTAGGGAAAGCAAATGTTTCTTTATACACAGTTTCTAATTATTCGTCAAGTTCTATATTGTATTTTTTTCCCGAATTGAAAGTGAAAAATATAACAGTATTGTATCCGCCGCCAAAAAGCTATATTCGTTGTGATAATATTGATGATGTAACAATACAGAATCTTTTTTCGTCAGGAAAAAGATATTTATTATTTGTAAATGCGAATAGAGATAATAAAAATTTCAATGTGTTGAATAAATGTATTGATAAAGTGGTTAGCAATTTTCCTAATATGTATATAGTGGTTACTGGTTTAAATATGCAAGTTGAAACAAAAAATGTGATAGCTTTGGGCTATGTGTCTAATTCCGATATGGAAAATTTATATCAGAAAGCCTGGGCACTAATATATGCGTCATATACAGAAGGTTTTGGATATCCTCCTATCGAATCTTTAAAGTATTCAGTACCGGTAATAACTTCTAATGTCTGTTCTATGCCTGAAATATTATCAAATGCAGTATTATACTTTTCTCCTTTTTATGAAAATGATTTATTTTTTAAAATAGTACAATTACATAAAGAATATCAATATTATCAATCTCTAAGTTACGAACAATATACAAAGATAAGAAAAAAGCAAGAAATTGATTTTGCTAAATTGATGAGTTGCATAATAGATAAAATAAATCAATGA
- a CDS encoding EpsG family protein, whose protein sequence is MFLEFIVLFILLCFLSFIPTKKNRDINIVFSSVGLLLFLFAAFRDGDYIDSRGVQLSDYDVYISYFNHYQDALVEPTFKWISQIIHSFDGGYIFLFCIYAFLGLYCKFLAISKLSTLVLSSVLVYVSRFFMLHEMTQIRIGVASGLVLLSYIYIYEKNIKKFLFFVLIATMFHVSALLVIPFYYFNCHSINKRLYGFLIPLSYVFYFTGIKVISLLKLLPINFIQAKIDTYLELQEIGDSVASDINVFNWVHIVQCIIAYLLLNKVGEIAKYNSYAYLLIKIYIYALAFYVFFATFPVLAGRGKELFLIVEIIVIPWLTYLFKPRMIAKSIVVAYAIIIMGIVVFYDKIIPI, encoded by the coding sequence ATGTTTTTAGAATTTATAGTTCTTTTTATTTTGCTTTGTTTTCTATCCTTCATACCAACGAAAAAAAATAGAGACATCAATATCGTATTCTCCTCCGTTGGATTATTGTTATTTCTTTTTGCTGCTTTTAGGGATGGTGATTATATTGATTCGCGAGGGGTACAATTAAGTGACTATGATGTTTATATATCATATTTTAATCATTATCAGGATGCACTTGTTGAACCGACATTTAAGTGGATTTCTCAGATTATTCATAGTTTTGATGGGGGGTATATATTTTTATTCTGCATATATGCTTTTCTGGGCCTGTATTGCAAGTTTCTTGCTATAAGTAAGTTATCAACATTAGTTTTATCGTCCGTATTAGTTTATGTTAGTCGTTTCTTTATGCTTCATGAGATGACGCAAATCCGTATTGGAGTAGCTTCTGGGTTAGTATTATTAAGTTATATATATATATATGAGAAAAATATAAAAAAGTTTTTGTTTTTTGTGCTTATAGCGACCATGTTTCATGTATCGGCACTTTTGGTAATTCCTTTTTATTATTTTAATTGTCATTCTATCAATAAACGTTTGTATGGATTCTTAATTCCATTGTCATACGTCTTTTATTTTACAGGTATAAAGGTTATTTCATTGTTGAAATTATTACCTATAAACTTCATTCAGGCTAAAATAGATACATATTTGGAATTACAAGAAATAGGTGATAGTGTGGCTTCTGACATCAATGTTTTTAATTGGGTACATATTGTGCAGTGTATTATTGCGTATTTGTTACTTAATAAGGTAGGAGAAATTGCTAAATATAATTCATATGCATATTTATTGATTAAAATATATATATACGCATTAGCTTTTTATGTGTTCTTTGCAACATTCCCAGTTCTTGCAGGTCGCGGTAAGGAACTTTTTTTAATCGTTGAAATTATTGTAATTCCTTGGCTTACATATCTTTTTAAACCACGAATGATTGCTAAAAGTATAGTTGTTGCGTATGCGATTATAATAATGGGAATAGTAGTGTTTTATGATAAAATAATACCTATATAA
- a CDS encoding glycosyltransferase family 2 protein, with product MSLAILMSTFNGEKYLKEQIDSLLNQEYEAFDIYIRDDGSTDQTVSILENYEHIYPNIYLLKDTQGNIGVFKSFMYLLSQVHADYYMFCDQDDVWLSNKISMSMKRMNELEDIYTLQIPLLVFTDLVLVNHKLDVIAESVWKITKTVPDIALKYLNGVCPMAGCTMLFNDAAKKVSLPISDKGWVHDYWVALSVAKKGIIGYVSQPLIWYRQHGMNEIGAIGYPKNMLWEKVKNIRKTLRINWCSYKMVHFINNIGWFDYLIVKIKYAIILRKIS from the coding sequence ATGTCACTTGCAATTTTGATGTCTACCTTTAATGGTGAGAAATATTTAAAGGAGCAAATAGATTCCTTACTAAATCAAGAATATGAAGCCTTTGATATCTATATTCGTGATGATGGATCCACTGATCAAACAGTTTCTATACTTGAGAATTATGAACATATATATCCCAATATATATTTGTTAAAAGATACACAAGGAAACATAGGCGTTTTCAAAAGTTTTATGTATTTATTGTCACAAGTGCATGCTGACTATTATATGTTTTGTGATCAAGACGATGTATGGTTGTCAAATAAGATTTCCATGTCAATGAAACGTATGAATGAATTGGAGGATATTTATACTTTACAAATTCCACTTTTAGTTTTTACAGATTTGGTTTTGGTAAATCATAAATTGGATGTTATTGCAGAGTCTGTGTGGAAAATAACGAAAACAGTTCCTGACATTGCTTTAAAATATTTGAATGGAGTTTGTCCTATGGCCGGATGCACTATGTTGTTTAATGATGCGGCAAAGAAAGTGTCATTACCCATTAGTGATAAAGGTTGGGTACATGACTATTGGGTGGCCTTGTCTGTTGCAAAAAAAGGAATAATTGGGTATGTTTCTCAGCCGTTGATTTGGTATCGCCAGCATGGTATGAATGAAATAGGAGCTATTGGATATCCTAAAAATATGCTATGGGAAAAAGTAAAAAACATTCGTAAAACGCTTCGTATTAATTGGTGTTCATATAAGATGGTTCATTTTATAAATAATATTGGCTGGTTTGATTATTTAATTGTGAAGATAAAGTACGCTATTATATTAAGAAAGATATCATAA